GTCATCATGTCCATTGTCTtcacctccctctctcttctccattcCTCCCATGTTACGTTCTGATTATTCTGAATCATCAGTGTATATATGAGCCACTAATCTGTTTATGTTATAGTAGCTTGTCATTTGTTGttcttcccaaaaaaaaaaaaaaaaaactctgctaATCCCAGTGGGAAGGGAATTAAAAGAATAGGGGCCCAATTTTTTTATCAGGCGACAATCACGTGATCATGGTTCCTAATAGAGATAGATGGATGGATGAACCACATTGCAACGAAGAAATAACTAGGACTAAAATGTTTGCCTTCCAAACCTGAAAGGGTACCGGTGTAATTTACtcttcttattattattgtttggTAGGATGATGCCAAATACGGAAAAAATTTAGATATTTCTTTGGGTGCACATGTAGGGGTTGATTGTGGTCCAACATTTGTACTTGTCAATGAACTTGTTTATACTTATAAATTTTGTTGATTTATGTggcaagaaattttttttttgtgaagaaaaacattacaagAAAAAAGTTGTCACACTATTGGTTCGTAGGTAACGTAGCAAGCAGCAAAATTAGGTGCATGCATTGACCTCAACTAAAGATCTAAGAGGCCGAGAACCaactacaaatatatatatatatttttttagataaaaaCGTCTACTCATGtcatataactctaacgtgagtacatcctgccaaatcacGGAAAAGTAAGAAATACAAGAACGAGGAACATCTGATGCAGACGTTCAAAGAAACTTCCCGAAATACCGGACGACAAAGGAGGCGACTCAGTCTGCTGCCCTGTTTACCTCTCTAAACACGTGTGCTACCTGAAAGTCGCCCATCATTTGAGCCATCCTGTGAGTCTTCCGGATAAGAGGATGACCATCATCATACCTATCCGCCCTCCGGATTCAATCGATCATCATAGATGAATCTTTCTTGAGGTATATCTGCTTGATATCAAGTACCAGTCTCACATAGAATACACCCTTTCAGACTGTCTGTCCTCTTCCACAGTCATCTTCATACGAAACGACGGCCATCCAAACAACTTGAAAGGCTCTCTACGGAGTTAGAGGGTCTCATAGCTAAAATTAAAAGTCTCTGAGATTTCCAAGGCACATTAAAACTACAATAACTGCGCGACTGgtcccttttttctttcctctactgtatccctcttcttcttgaaggctccttttctcctcctcttcctcttctcctcagCACTCTCCCTTCTCCCACTTCCTATAAATCTTTTGCAATTCCTCCACCATTGCTTAATTCCCTCTCAACTACCCCTTTAACATGGATTTGTTTACTTCTTCTActccaccatcttcttcttcctttactTCTTCTTCTGGGATCGGTGGAGAAAGAGAAAGTGGCAGCTACAGCTCCCTTGTTTCTGAGATGCTTGGAAGGGTGATTTGTGCCATAGCGACCTGTGTTTTTGCCATAGGTtggtttttttctctctctgatGTTCTGCCCTCCAATTTGTTCTTTGTAATGGTGTCTGGCTAGTTAGTCCATCTGTGATGAGATTTTTTATGAAGATGGCAGTGTTCTAGAGGTCTCTTTTGGTTCTTTGTTTGTTGTTTCTAGTTTATCTGTTGACTTGTTGGAAATTTCTCTGGCATTGAAGCAAGAAGAAGGTGATGAAGTTGAGCTCTGCTTCTTTGGTAAAGTTGGTTCTCTCTGTGtatcaagttttgatttcttATGTGGGTGTTTGCCAATTTTCTATGGGTTATACGGTTTGCTTGTGCGATCTGATTTGATATTTTGGATAAAGGGCGGGCAATGCTCATGAATTATTTCAATGAGATAATGAAATGAACTACACCATATTTGAAACCCAATCATCAGAATGACCGTACCAATTGATCAAAAAATACACAtgcgatcttttttttttccttggttGATTTCATGATTATAGTTTCATAAggccttttcttcccaacttGCTTTGTTTGCCATTTTCTGGGTTTGTAATATTGTTTTTTTCCCCCCTCTTTTCTTCGCCTGTTAGATTTGCAAAAGTTTTTGCTTTCCAATTACTTTTTGCAGAAGAGGAGGTAAATGAGACTTGCtacaaattctttgcaaagcaTTGGCTGAtaattgtttttccttttgttttggtGTAGTTGGTTCATTCATAGGGGCTGTCACAGGTTCTTTGATTGGCCTAGCCACCGAAAGTGGTTTATTCCGAGGGGCTGGAATTGGAGCTATTTCTGGAGCTGTTTTCTCAATCGAGGTTGTCGAATCATCTCTTGATCTCTGGAACTCCAATGAATCAGGGATTTGGAGTATCTTATACCTGGTAAGTCAAAAGCATTCAAATGAGTCTTTGGAGAGCTAAAAGGCTGAAATTATCAAACATTCGTAGGGAGCAACCTATTACCATCTGCAAACTAAGTAGCTGCATTACTCCTCTAATTCAGCAACAGACAAGGTCTAACATTTTTCAAGTCCTCCTttttatatttgagagagagcaTTGCTTATCTCATACTAAAGCCTCACAATAGAAGGAAGATTGATTCAAAGCCATGTTAGATATTTTACTGTAATTTGATTCTTAACAGATGGACATTGTCTCTAGTCTTTTGAGTGGAAGGCTTGTTCGAGAGAAGGTTGGACCAGCTGTCCAAAGTGCAGTGCAGAGTCAGGTATCCACTTATTTGGAGATGAATTCTAGCACTTGAAATAAACTAGCTGTTAAATTATCTTGGATAATTCTGGATGTTCTTTGAGTGAAGATGAGTGCCCTGGACTCACCCTACATAGAGGTTCCTGATTTCTTTGAAACTGGAGACCCGGTGGGCATGTCGAAGGATTCTGTCGACAAGCTCCCAAAGATTGAAATTACTACAGATAACAATGTGGATGCCTCAGGTGACAGAATCTGCTGTTCGGTATGCCTGCAGGTTGCAAATTCCTCTTTGTAAATTATTTGGATGCCCAATAATTTGATTGCGTGTTAGCTTCCTAATTAATTAGTATCGTCTAAGCGACTGGATTTACTTTGTAGGACTTCCAAATTGGAGAGACAGCAAGGAGCTTGCCTGAGTGTCGGCACATATTCCATTTACCGTGCATCGATAATTGGCTTACTAGACATGGTTCTTGCCCTCTGTGCAGGAGGGATATTGAGATCCTTTCCCTGTAAACGAGGGTAGATGCTTTCTTTGCAACGTCCATATAAACAAATATGGTTTTGAATCTGTTTTTATTACAGACaagtttatttgtggtttaacaatttttaaaagttttgccTGCCATCTGTATCAGCTAACTATTTCGTGTATAATTTGTTGTTAATATTTCCCTTCTTAAAATCAGTAATTGTATAAAGGAATGTAGTGTCGTGTGGACTGCAATATCTACCTTAAAGAGAATATTGTGTCAAAGTAAATGTTGGATAAAACTGTGAATTTTGTAGTTAAAAATGATTATATGACAGGAAAATTAGGGACTGTATCATTTGAATTATTGGAGAAACTGCCCAAATTGCATGCCcatgaaaaaattatttaagcagGTTTCAGCAAATGTGTGGCTTGGTTCGATGCTGAAGTGACAAGAAAGAGGGGATAAATGGAAGTTGTGaggaaggattagaaagagccACAAGATGATCCTTAGTAGAAATTAACGACGAACAAAACTTGTGCAAGTCGAACATGGATAGCAAGTCCTGTTAGTGTTAAGCTTGGGTGATGGCAGAGCTGTTTCACAGTTTGGATGCCACAATCAAATTTTCCTCACATTTTCAGCTGTTTCTGTCCTGAAATTTTGTAGTTCTTCTTGAGTTATATTTATGCACTTTGCAAACCAAATTCTAAATAACTGCTCAAGTAAAACTTTGtctgaaaaattaattttatggaCCACTCTCCATGGCATCATGGTCGGCCATGTCTGAAAGACTTTTCAACTTGACATCATGGTATGGTTGAGAACTGGACGTCCTACCGAATTCATGATTTTTTACTTCCATCTTCTTGTTGGGTAGTCCATAAATCCACCTGGCCGTCTTCTTCATGACAGGGATTGCTGATAATGATAGCAAGCCAAACTTGTTATTTTCTGATCTTGATTTCTAATCTTCTGCTTTGCAGAGTTGCAATCATATTTCAGGCATAGTTGATTGACAATCATATTTTGCTCTACAAGCAGGCATATCTTGATGGCATAAATCCATCTAAAATTATTAAAGCAGGTGTAGTTATTTAATGTGCACGTGGGAATGTCAGTCTCTCCATATTGATGAGTTAATGCATCTTCAAGTTGCaacttatatttatatataatttcatTTTAACTATTCTAAGTTTGGATAAATAGGGTACAAGGGGAAATGGGGGAGGTCCCATTAATAGCATGCAATTAAGAGCAAGGATTTAAGACAAGTGATGCAGCAGAATATTAGTAGATGGAATCTGCCCTTGTACAAATGGTTTAGGAGAATTATTAGATTTGATATAGGTATTTTGATTACTAAGATTTGAATAGGATTCAGAAGCGAGATTTACTATAGTAAAAGCTGAGATCCACAATAGTAAAAAGCTGAATCACATGCTAAATTTTTAGGGGCTTAATTTGCTTTATAGTGGATGAtgagatgcttttttttttttaattggataacttttcaaattttacaACATGATGTCATCTCATTAGAATGCAAATAATCATGTCCAAATTTTTATCATTTGAGTCTTGAAATTGGTCGGTCAAATTGATcctgtattatttgggtttcttgatcctgtataagtactcaggATCTATCCAGCatataatcgatgtgggattaaacataTACCCGTATGGGTCTTCATATACTCATCCCGTTCAAGccttgacgtcctcgtcaggttaagggttcaaatctattcaaatttaatcacaaacaccacgatcggtctgTGATCAGCCCTAATAGAatcatgctgcagtgtcccctagtccatataggttataggctgggtccgctctgatactattgaAAATAATtgaggatctcatccaaaaaggctagccagaaaaaaaaatttaaaaaaattggtaTCTCGGACATGTGCTCCATCACTCCGCACCCAGGAACTCAAACTCACTAATTGGTACATTGAAAAGGAAAGCCAAGGTCAGAAAACGCTTGGGTTTCAAGTGAAGACTTGAAGAAGATGGATGAGCTACTTTGGCATGATCTAGATTCCAACCTGAAGTCAAGCTCTTTTCGAGCATGGAAGAAAGATGCAGGAGCACAGCTTGCAAATTATATTTCTGGTTGTAATTTAGAATTTCAATGTTTTATTTTGAGGTACAAATTCTTATTTACTTACTTGTAGTTGATTGTCATTTAAGGAATCTAGTTTGATTGTCTTTTGGTATGCTTTGTGTGCTTACAAAGTTGTAGACTAGGAAGTTGTTTTGCATTCTTTGTGAAACTTGACTAGTGAGCCAAggccggctcgagccttaggcgactacCCCCCAGCTCATGGAAGGCCCCGCTCTGCCCGTGGACTCGTgaagagtctttttttttttttttgcctgcaTAGCTTTAAGCTTTCACATCCGAAAGCTAGCAGGGTGACGAGCGACGGCTATGCCGCTACAATGTGTCCCCATCTCCCCGACGACAGACAACTGAGATAGGCTACGGCCTGGGCGACGGGCATGGCTACAAGCCTACGTAGCTGAGACAGCAATGAGCAtttcctccctccttctctgccggtgcttttttttttttttttgctaaacggCTGAACCTTCCGTTCTTCTCTCCCCCCAGTGCTTCTTCACTTCAGTTCTTCGACCCTTCCCTAGTTCCCTTCTCTGCCGACAGCCGGCAGGTTCGACCGTCGACAGCTTGAGGGTCGACCGCCCCTGCTTCGGACTCTGGAATTCGgatctcctctccagctctactCGCAGTCCTTGGCTCCTCCGACCTCCAGCCTTCGACCTCCGGGCTCCGGCTCCTCGGCTCCGCTCTAGCCTCTAAACTTCTAAAGGccatcgtcctcctcctccggctccaagaAGGCAAGAACCCGGCGAGTGGCGAGccgccggccggatctcctctCTAGCCCTTGGGTCGCCCCTGCTCCGGAGTCCAAATCTCCTCTTCAGCTCTCCTcctcgccgtcctcggctcctccgaccTCAGGGCTCCACCGCTCCGCGGTGCCGGCCACGTCGACTCCTGTGGAGTAATTGAGTattccctaattgattttgatgagtacaaagcattttgagtatatcttatgttgttctaatgaattcaatttagtgtttcaggcaaatatatgtgaatttctgTTTCAGTGcctcgagctttggttcaaagttaTTTTGCTAAGTATTGGACTCaaattgaaccaaagtctgcatcacaagtcgactccggaactttgcgagtcgactccgggacactTAAAGTTTCTTGcataaactcgagtcgactccaggactatccgagtcgactccgactaagaacagacagaaagacagaacgatgaattttagaccctgttagcaagtcgactccaaaaggtttcgagccgactccgatgcttggcaagtcgactccagatggtcccgagtcgactccaaagggtaacagacaaaaagacagaacgatggattttagaccctattaccgagtcgactccaattcttggcgagtcgactcccagaggaaagcagtctgaaaagGCAGAGAATCAGCTTTCGGAGACCCtatgaatgagtcgactccaagtgttccaaagtcgacccccaagatagtcgagtcgactccagtaaggtccgagtcgactccaaggtagaaatgttcaaaagacagataatcaatttttcggtctctgagaacgagtcgtcttctGAAAAtatcgagtcgcctctcaagtcagccgagtcgactccaagtaaactcgagtcgactcgaggaagaaaaacagaaagttgagtTTCTGGAATCTTAAGAACGAGCCGaccccaagtgcccgagtcgtctccagctgttggcgagtaaactccagtttggtccaagTCGATCTCAGGACGAGGCatacactttaattcaaatctggaacagagGGCGAGTCATCGccagtaaagcgcgagtcgactccagtaacagccgagtcgactccagatcgtacgagtcgactccgatcccaacggatacattatcAGATTGTACAGACGGATCGAAACAgctccaaatcactctctaacggctagttttcgaaaggaatcacttaaatagccagagtgaacagtagtagaaaaTAGGAGAGCTATTCTATCTgagcattaaagcatttcaaccaccaagagctttCGTAAAGtgaatccaagaaaaagaaggaagaggtgtATTCATCTCAAACCAAAAagtgcttccttcgcattcaaggctctactactgttcTCTATCCTTtggcacattcaagaggagactcagaaatcgagaagcccccacttcctcatctaaaatctgtttgagggcttctaactcaactttgtttatattgtctcaCACTTGCTTTTTTGGAAGCTTTCTTGTGAACTATAAACTCTTCTTTTTgaatacttgattcaatcaggggattgaatcaaggattgtaaggtttgttggtgagccaaaaataaaaccaacggtgtaaggttgtggttggtgaactggaaaaaaccaactgggtttgattgtgaacccggaaaaacaatcgagtggttctagtcggtgagcctgtcaaaaccgaccgagttcgttgtgacctcgtgaaaacaacaagttgggttgtgagcttgtaaaacaaccggctgtaatcctagggattatagtgaactcccaagtgcggcttggggagtggacttAGGAGCaaaagttggctccgaaccactataaatctttctgtgtttgtattgcaccttgtctctttcactctcttcactcagtgcatctagtgatctaactaattcacttgcaatatatttagttaatcactcaccttatttttaattgatcaataattaattaaaacccaattcacccccccccccctcttgggttgtctccttgggcaacagctCCGCTTCAAAGTCCACCATCCTCCGTTAACATCCCAAATCTCAATTCCCAGGCAGTGCTGCAGTGGTGAGCGTATCTATTGACTAATCACTAATTACTATTTCACATGGAGTTACATAGTAATTACTATTTCACATGGAGTTACGTAGTAATTACTATTTCACATGGAGTTACATAgtatttgttattttattatctAATAGTTATGTGAGCACCGAGTAGTTGTATATGAAGAGAATTTCTTTCATATGCCATCAGTTTTTCTCTGAGTTGTTGCTATTGGGTTATTGCATTTAATGTTATACAATAATGGAAAAAACCAAGGAAATATATGGCCAACTGATTAATTTTTTGGTCCAATTGATTTTGATTTAGTCAAGTTAGAGACACtacaattgattttttttagtcTAGTTGTAGGTTGGTTGTGACTTCAGCGGTTCAGCCTCTTCTCGCCGTCAAGTTCGGCACTATTCAACCTCTTCTCCCCGTCAAGTTCGACACTACTTGTCGGAACTTGAGTTCGTTTTTTTTTGACACAAtcaaattttatcatttttaacttttttataatttaatttgtttgtggtgtttttttaattgctttgtttgataatattatttttagattaaaatgtctaatagaaaatatgaatgtgggtatgaaaaactcaaaaagaaaagaaaaatcgataAACTCATTTAATCTCAAAAAGGAGCTCTAGATAGATTTGTTGTCACAAACAAGAAAAAAACCATATCAAATTCAACTCAGGAATTAACAACAGAGCATGCATCTGAAATAGAGTTAGAAAATGACATAAAAAGAATGAAACAAAATGAGATTGACAACCAAATTCATAGTAGTATTCAAACATCTACTGAAACAATATCTAGTGAAGAGCACAATGAAGAATCAGATAGAGATAGgataaacaagaaaaaagattaTGAAACTATTTCTATTCCTACAAATTTATATGATCCTGGTCAATGGAAAAATATTGATACAAAGTTGAGAGATTTAATAGTAGAAAAAGGTCCGATTAGAGATTATGATCTTCATTTTCCTAAGGAAGAAAACAATATACACTTCTCTATGATACATTACATTCGTAAATTACCTAATGGTGAAAAATATGATAGAAGATGGTTAGTGTATTCGAAGGATTTGGATAGGATATATTGTTTTTattgtaaattatttgattcaaaacCTAGCACGAGTCAATTAGTCAATGAAGGAACTAGAGATTGAAAAAATCTAGGTATCAAGCTCAAAAGTCATGAAATAACTAATGAACATATCACTAGCATGAATAGGTGGATTGATTTACAAGTGAGATTGCTAAAAAATAAGACAATTGATAAAAGTctccaagaacaaataaaccaagagaaggatcattggaaaaaagtTCTATTGAGAATTATTGCTATCGTGaaaaatctttcaaaaaataatttagcatttcgagaaaagaacaaaaagatcTATCAAAGCAATAATGAAAATTTTTTAAGTCTTATTGAAATAATTGCAGAATTTGATCCAGTAATGCAAGAATATGTTTGACGCATTCAACATGGtgaaattcacaatcattatttaggtgataatattcaaaatgaattgattcaaatattaGCATCTAAAATTAAagctataataattaaaaagattaaagaagcaaaatatttttctgTAATACTTGATTACACTCCTGATATAAGCCATCAGGAACAAATGACCTTAattttaagatgtgtagatacttcaacaagtccagtaaaagtacaagaatattttttagaatttttagaattAGATGATACCTTTGGAAAAGGCTtttttaatgaacttataaatataatagaaaaacatAAACTTGAAATTAATGATATAAGAAGACAAGAGTATGACAATGGGTTTAATATGAAAGGAAAACATCAAGGTGTATAAAGAAGATTATTAAATATAAATTCTAGAGCGTTTTACACACCATGTGGATGTCATAACTtgaatttagtattatgtgataCTGCTAACTCATGTTCTGAGactatatctttttttggagtgatACAACAAATTTAtagcttattttcttcttctacaaaacgatggaaaattttacaaaataatATATCCATATTAACTCTTAAACCCTTGTCACAAGATACGTTGGAAAAGTCGTATTGAAAGTGTCAAAGTAATTAAAAACTAAACTCCTAAAATAAGAGATACTTTAGTTCAATTAGCAGAAACTAATGAAGTTCCTAAAATAAAGAGTGAAGCCACATGCTTAGCTACATATGAGACTGAGAATTTTGAAGTCTTATTAGGCATGAATATTTGGTATAATATATTGTTTGCTATTAACTCAATTAGTAAGATTTTGCAATCTgaagacatgcatattgatgttgctatagatcaattaaaatgccttctttcttatttgaaaagttaTAGGAAAAATGGATTCATGAACGCTTTGAATTTATCTAAAGAAATTAcaaatgaaatgaaaatagaacacacatttcgtgaaaaacgtgtgatccgtagaaaaaaatattttgatgaaaatagtGTTGATGAGACAGAAAGATCAGCTAAAGAATCTTTTAaaattgattactttttatatatagtagatcaagctatttcttcaattcaaaataggtttgaacaatttaccatatagaaaaatatttttgattttttgtttaattttagaaagttaaaatctttgaatgaagatgatttgaaaaagtgttgtcttaatcttgaaatctttttaaagcatggtgaatattctgatattgatggtcATGATTTGTTTTCagagttaaaagttttaaaagaagttttacgaacagaaactagtacccctattgatactttaagttttataaaacaaa
The sequence above is drawn from the Phoenix dactylifera cultivar Barhee BC4 unplaced genomic scaffold, palm_55x_up_171113_PBpolish2nd_filt_p 001305F, whole genome shotgun sequence genome and encodes:
- the LOC103703820 gene encoding NEP1-interacting protein 1: MDLFTSSTPPSSSSFTSSSGIGGERESGSYSSLVSEMLGRVICAIATCVFAIVGSFIGAVTGSLIGLATESGLFRGAGIGAISGAVFSIEVVESSLDLWNSNESGIWSILYLMDIVSSLLSGRLVREKVGPAVQSAVQSQMSALDSPYIEVPDFFETGDPVGMSKDSVDKLPKIEITTDNNVDASGDRICCSVCLQDFQIGETARSLPECRHIFHLPCIDNWLTRHGSCPLCRRDIEILSL